In a genomic window of Cuculus canorus isolate bCucCan1 chromosome 4, bCucCan1.pri, whole genome shotgun sequence:
- the RBM46 gene encoding probable RNA-binding protein 46 isoform X2, with product MQKENKAAANGFGKSRSGNGNEAALLALMEKTGYSIVQENGQRKFGPPPGWKGPPPPRGCEVFVGKIPRDVYEDELVPVFEKAGKIYEFRLMMEFSGENRGYAFVMYTAKEEAQLAIKTLNNYEIRPGKFIGVCVSLDNCRLFIGAIPKEKKKEEILNEMKKVTEGVVDVIVYPNATDKTKNRGFAFVEYQSHRAAAMARRRLIPGTFQLWGHTIQVDWADPEREVDEETMQRVKVLYVRNLMISTTEDTIKAEFNKFKPGVVERVKKLRDYAFVHFFHREDAVAAMCVMNGKCIDGAIIEVTLAKPVSKESTWKQHFNDQMSPSSENLLGFPNKENGHQKSLGKPASLSVHLNGQHSAGPLEFERCTYPFFPGRKLTPISMYSLNSSHFSSAAVHLDYFCNKNNWAPPEYYLYSTTSQDGKTLLLYKVLIRSIADGSESSFMPNKLCTTVEDAKELAAQFTLLHLAPEKAYATLLSLNAP from the exons atgcagaaggaaaataaagctgcagCGAATGGATTTGGCAAAAGCCGAAGTGGCAATGGCAATGAGGCTGCTTTACTGGCCCTGATGGAGAAGACTGGATATAGCATAGTTCAAGAAAATGGGCAAAGGAAATTTGGTCCTCCGCCAG gttGGAAAGGTCCTCCACCGCCTCGTGGATGTGAAGTTTTTGTGGGCAAGATTCCTCGTGATGTGTATGAAGATGAGTTAGTTCCTGTTTttgagaaagctgggaagatCTATGAGTTCAGACTGATGATGGAATTCAGTGGTGAGAATCGAGGCTATGCTTTTGTCATGTACACTGCTAAAGAGGAAGCCCAGCTAGCCATCAAGACTCTTAATAATTATGAAATTCGTCCAGGAAAATTTATTGGTGTCTGCGTAAGCTTGGACAACTGCAGACTATTTATCGGAGCAAtacctaaagaaaagaaaaaggaagaaatactgaatgaaatgaaaaaagttaCAGAAGGAGTGGTGGATGTCATTGTTTATCCAAATGCCACTGACAAAACTAAAAATcgtggttttgcttttgtagaaTATCAGTCGCACAGAGCAGCTGCTATGGCTAGAAGGCGGCTAATTCCAG GAACATTCCAGCTCTGGGGTCATACCATTCAAGTCGACTGGGCAGACCCAGAGAGAGAAGTTGATGAAGAAACAATGCAGAGAGTTAAAGTATTATACGTAAGAAACTTAATGATATCTACTACAGAGGACACAATTAAAGCTGAATTCAACAAGTTCAAGCCAGGAGTAGTTGAACGTGTAAAGAAGCTGAGAGACTatgcttttgttcattttttccacCGAGAAGATGCAGTTGCTGCTATGTGTGTAATGAATGGAAAGTGCATTGATGGAGCTATTATTGAGGTAACACTGGCAAAGCCAGTTAGCAAAGAAAGTACTTGGAAGCAACATTTTAATGATCAGATGAGCCCTAGTTCTGAAAATCTCCTAGGGTTTCCCAACAAAGAAAATGGTCATCAAAAATCCTTAGGGAAACCAGCAAGTCTTTCAGTTCATCTTAATGGTCAGCACAGTGCAGGCCCTCTTGAATTTGAAAGATGTACATACCcattttttccaggaagaaagCTTACTCCAATTAGCATGTATTCTTTAAACTCCAGTCACTTCAGTTCTGCAGCAGTGCATCTGGATTAtttttgcaacaaaaataaCTGGGCACCACCAGAATACTACTTGTATTCAACCACAAGTCAGGATGGGAAAACACTCTTGCTGTACAAGGTGCTTATTCGTAGTATTGCAGATGGTTCCGAGAGCTCCTTCATGCCAAACAAACTCTGTACCACAGTAGAAGATGCAAAAGAATTGGCAGCACAGTTCACACTTCTGCATCTAG
- the RBM46 gene encoding probable RNA-binding protein 46 isoform X1, translating into MLQLWTSCCDHHKMVIADMQKENKAAANGFGKSRSGNGNEAALLALMEKTGYSIVQENGQRKFGPPPGWKGPPPPRGCEVFVGKIPRDVYEDELVPVFEKAGKIYEFRLMMEFSGENRGYAFVMYTAKEEAQLAIKTLNNYEIRPGKFIGVCVSLDNCRLFIGAIPKEKKKEEILNEMKKVTEGVVDVIVYPNATDKTKNRGFAFVEYQSHRAAAMARRRLIPGTFQLWGHTIQVDWADPEREVDEETMQRVKVLYVRNLMISTTEDTIKAEFNKFKPGVVERVKKLRDYAFVHFFHREDAVAAMCVMNGKCIDGAIIEVTLAKPVSKESTWKQHFNDQMSPSSENLLGFPNKENGHQKSLGKPASLSVHLNGQHSAGPLEFERCTYPFFPGRKLTPISMYSLNSSHFSSAAVHLDYFCNKNNWAPPEYYLYSTTSQDGKTLLLYKVLIRSIADGSESSFMPNKLCTTVEDAKELAAQFTLLHLAPEKAYATLLSLNAP; encoded by the exons ATGCTCCAGCTCTGGACCAGCTGCTGTGACCATCACAAAATGG TTATTGCAGatatgcagaaggaaaataaagctgcagCGAATGGATTTGGCAAAAGCCGAAGTGGCAATGGCAATGAGGCTGCTTTACTGGCCCTGATGGAGAAGACTGGATATAGCATAGTTCAAGAAAATGGGCAAAGGAAATTTGGTCCTCCGCCAG gttGGAAAGGTCCTCCACCGCCTCGTGGATGTGAAGTTTTTGTGGGCAAGATTCCTCGTGATGTGTATGAAGATGAGTTAGTTCCTGTTTttgagaaagctgggaagatCTATGAGTTCAGACTGATGATGGAATTCAGTGGTGAGAATCGAGGCTATGCTTTTGTCATGTACACTGCTAAAGAGGAAGCCCAGCTAGCCATCAAGACTCTTAATAATTATGAAATTCGTCCAGGAAAATTTATTGGTGTCTGCGTAAGCTTGGACAACTGCAGACTATTTATCGGAGCAAtacctaaagaaaagaaaaaggaagaaatactgaatgaaatgaaaaaagttaCAGAAGGAGTGGTGGATGTCATTGTTTATCCAAATGCCACTGACAAAACTAAAAATcgtggttttgcttttgtagaaTATCAGTCGCACAGAGCAGCTGCTATGGCTAGAAGGCGGCTAATTCCAG GAACATTCCAGCTCTGGGGTCATACCATTCAAGTCGACTGGGCAGACCCAGAGAGAGAAGTTGATGAAGAAACAATGCAGAGAGTTAAAGTATTATACGTAAGAAACTTAATGATATCTACTACAGAGGACACAATTAAAGCTGAATTCAACAAGTTCAAGCCAGGAGTAGTTGAACGTGTAAAGAAGCTGAGAGACTatgcttttgttcattttttccacCGAGAAGATGCAGTTGCTGCTATGTGTGTAATGAATGGAAAGTGCATTGATGGAGCTATTATTGAGGTAACACTGGCAAAGCCAGTTAGCAAAGAAAGTACTTGGAAGCAACATTTTAATGATCAGATGAGCCCTAGTTCTGAAAATCTCCTAGGGTTTCCCAACAAAGAAAATGGTCATCAAAAATCCTTAGGGAAACCAGCAAGTCTTTCAGTTCATCTTAATGGTCAGCACAGTGCAGGCCCTCTTGAATTTGAAAGATGTACATACCcattttttccaggaagaaagCTTACTCCAATTAGCATGTATTCTTTAAACTCCAGTCACTTCAGTTCTGCAGCAGTGCATCTGGATTAtttttgcaacaaaaataaCTGGGCACCACCAGAATACTACTTGTATTCAACCACAAGTCAGGATGGGAAAACACTCTTGCTGTACAAGGTGCTTATTCGTAGTATTGCAGATGGTTCCGAGAGCTCCTTCATGCCAAACAAACTCTGTACCACAGTAGAAGATGCAAAAGAATTGGCAGCACAGTTCACACTTCTGCATCTAG
- the LRAT gene encoding lecithin retinol acyltransferase: MKNPVPQAASMLLEKLLLLVHVRALPGGSGGESSPPAAPAYYDTSCFKRGDLLEVPRTLFIHFGIYLGENRVAHLMPDILPAVTGDRRQIQQVVTNKRLILGVITRTASIRVDTVEDFAYGGSILVNHMDRLFEDQVLGSEEAARRAEKLVGATAYSLLWNNCEHFVTYCRYGAPVSFQTDKFCETVKMIIRDQRSVLASVLVGLASIVCLGLAPSTTLPTIFIPFFLWMAG; the protein is encoded by the exons ATGAAGAACCCGGTGCCGCAGGCGGCGTCGATGCTGCTCgagaagctgctgctcctcGTCCACGTTCGAGCCCTGCCCGGGGGCTCCGGAGGGGAATCCTCGCCTCCCGCCGCTCCCGCGTACTACGACACGAGCTGCTTCAAGCGAGGAGACCTGCTGGAGGTGCCCCGCACCCTCTTCATCCACTTCGGCATCTACCTGGGCGAGAACCGCGTCGCCCACCTGATGCCCGACATCCTGCCCGCCGTCACCGGCGACCGGCGGCAGATCCAGCAGGTGGTGACCAACAAGCGGCTCATCCTGGGCGTCATCACCAGGACGGCCAGCATCCGCGTGGACACGGTGGAGGATTTCGCCTATGGCGGCAGCATCCTGGTCAACCACATGGACCGACTCTTCGAGGACCAGGTGCTGGGCAGCGAGGAGGCGGCTCGCCGGGCGGAGAAGCTGGTGGGCGCCACCGCCTACAGCCTGCTCTGGAACAACTGCGAGCACTTCGTCACCTACTGCCGGTACGGAGCGCCCGTCAGCTTCCAGACAGACAAG ttctgtgaGACTGTGAAGATGATTATTCGGGACCAGAGGAGTGTTCTTGCTTCAGTACTTGTGGGATTAGCATCAATAGTCTGCCTAGGTTTGGCACCCTCCACCACGCTCCCCACTATCTTTATTCCCTTCTTTCTGTGGATGGCTGGCTAG